taaagatattattttttaaaaattcatgtcCAAACGAGCcctaaattatatttattgatgatgtatAAGAACATATTATTAggttattttaaatataattgtaAGTAATTATACttaatatgtattgattgacaatctaaaataaataataattgacaTGTTATACCAAAGTTAAatcatattaataatataaaatatactcCATTTTACTTATATCATCATTCAATAAACATTATATCCAAtataacttcaccaataaaatcTGAAAAGAATAAGATATATACCAAtcttatttttaactttacgaaatataaattattttcgaCTAATACttgattagaaaaaaaaaaacaattaaaacttaattgaaaaaaaaataacaacaaaacaCAAACCAAATTGGCCCTTTCAACATGTGAAAGTATAACTTATATGCTTTTTTTTCCCCCTTTATTCAATTACCTATCAAGTCATTACTCTCTATAACCCAAACCAAATGGCCCCCTTTCAAAAAGCCTTATCAAACTTTTCAAAACtttctacttcttcttctttctttctttctaaccTTACTTGCCAATAGAAttttacatatgtttttttGCTATTTCTAAAGTAGTACGCTTTCAAATTTGTCCATAGAGAATTAATTTTCAAGAATGATAAGTTTCTTCAGAAGGAAAGTACCAGTCTTATGGATGGCTATTATATTAATCTCTATTTTTGGTCATTGTTATGGTTCAAGAAGCAATTCACAAGTATTCAATCCAATAAATAGCCAAAGAAACTCTTACAATCATGGCCATTTTTGGAACTTATTGCCAAAAAGAATCCCAATTCCAGCTTCTGGTCCATCAAGAAAACATAATGACATTGGTTTAAAGAGTACTTGGAGATTACCTTGAAGGTTATTTCAAGAAATTATATTATTgggaatttttatttttttatggtcATGGAAGGTTACTACCtactaattcttcttcttcttaatttcTTGGATGAACACTTGTACATTTTTTTGGGTAATTTTAAgaacttttttcttttgtttattg
This Solanum dulcamara chromosome 1, daSolDulc1.2, whole genome shotgun sequence DNA region includes the following protein-coding sequences:
- the LOC129886859 gene encoding protein IDA-LIKE 2-like translates to MISFFRRKVPVLWMAIILISIFGHCYGSRSNSQVFNPINSQRNSYNHGHFWNLLPKRIPIPASGPSRKHNDIGLKSTWRLP